From Camelina sativa cultivar DH55 chromosome 7, Cs, whole genome shotgun sequence, one genomic window encodes:
- the LOC109125634 gene encoding uncharacterized protein LOC109125634, translating into MLDKEWVHLIRLDPTYEIGAWKFVRTVAAELGDSGMVICPCVDCRNVDCHSCSVVVAHLVTRGMDETYKLGKNWYHHGEVNSGAEFVEKLNRWNDEICGLYQAAEFMDEEPLRNCENTEGEDKIDDEFFAKLPDAEPPLYPSCSSHSKLSAIVTLFRMKTQNSWSEKSFNDLLETLSEMLPDGSVLHTSLNDVKKFLKSFDMGYQKIHAYINDCCLFRKKYKKLDNCPKCKASRWKSNMHIGEVKKGVPLKVLRYFPIIPRLKRMFRSEEMAKDLRWHFSNKSNDGKIRHPIDSMTWDQMNNKYPSFAAEPRNIHLGLSTNGCNLFIMKNARYSRNGTTIAWP; encoded by the exons ATGCTGGACAAGGAATGGGTTCATCTTATCAG ACTTGATCCAACATACGAAATAGGTGCCTGGAAATTTGTCCGAACGGTGGCTGCTGAGTTAGGAGACAGTGGCATGGTAATATGCCCATGCGTTGACTGTAGAAATGTAGATTGTCATTCATGTAGTGTTGTGGTTGCTCATCTAGTAACTAGAGGCATGGATGAGACTTACAAGTTGGGGAAAAATTGGTATCATCACGGTGAAGTGAACTCAGGGGCTGAATTCGTTGAGAAATTAAATCGGTGGAATGATGAGATTTGTGGTTTATATCAAGCTGCTGAGTTTATGGATGAAGAGCCATTAAGAAATTGTGAGAATACTGAGGGAGAGGACAAGATAGATGATGAGTTCTTTGCAAAGCTACCTGATGCAGAACCCCCTTTATATCCAAGCTGTTCTTCCCATAGCAAGCTATCAGCCATTGTGACATTGTTTAGAATGAAGACACAGAATAGCTGGTCTGAAAAAAGCTTCAATGATCTCCTTGAGACATTGTCAGAAATGTTACCGGATGGTAGTGTACTTCACACATCACTAAATGATGTGAAGAAATTTCTGAAGTCTTTTGATATGGGTTATCAAAAGATTCATGCCTACATAAATGATTGTTGCCTATTCAGGAAGAAGTACAAGAAGCTGGACAACTGTCCCAAATGTAAGGCTTCAAGATGGAAGAGCAATATGCACATTGGTGAAGTAAAGAAGGGTGTCCCACTAAAAGTATTACGATACTTTCCGATAATTCCACGTCTGAAGAGGATGTTTAGGTCTGAAGAAATGGCTAAGGACTTAAGGTGGCATTTCAGTAACAAGAGCAACGATGGGAAAATACGTCATCCGATAGATTCTATGACGTGGGATCAAATGAATAATAAATACCCATCATTTGCTGCTGAACCAAGGAACATCCATCTTGGACTGTCCACAAATGGATGTAATCTGTTTATCATGAAGAATGCAAGGTATAGTCGTAATGGTACAACAATCGCATGGCCATAG